The Gammaproteobacteria bacterium DNA window AAATTAGTTTATGTGGCGATCCGGTACGTTCTGTTTGATGTGTGACTGCGATTCCAAGATCATCAATGATACCGTGAATATGAGCGCGCCGATCTTGATTTAAAGGCCATATTTTATTTCTTTGATCACTCGAATATAAAAATTCTGTAAGAACAGCACAATCTTGGCAATTACATGGTAGTTTTTCTTTTATTGACCAGTCATCTTCATGGCGCAGGCCTCGGTTATGCTCTTTCTCCAGCGATTCTAGAATGTAGTTGAACAATTTAGGATATTGCCGTTGCTTCAGGTCATCTTTTCCTTTAAAACAATTCAGTACATTAATTAAATCAAGCGCCGGATACAATTCGCTCTCTGTTATGATGTAGTTGATTCCAGCAATTTGCATTACAGTATTATTAACAACGTCACATGCATTAATGAAATCGATAATTTCATTGATTCGTTCGGCAGTTCCCTTGAGCAACTCCACGCGACTCATTGATTGTTTGCAGTCCTTATTATTTCCTTTTATCTGCTGTAATTGATAGGTAAGTAGCCAATCCGTTAAGGGTTGATGGTGATCATTATTGCTAGACAAATTAACGATTGTCTGAAATAAGTTTTCACATTGAGTAGGACTATTCCAATGGTTTTTAGAGCTTGTCCACAATTTGAAGGTGTCAAGACACCATGAGCTTCCATATGCTTTTTGTAAGGAGGGTATAATTGAAGCTGTTTTGGGAGATAACACTTCAATATCAAAATGTTCAATTATGGCTTTTGCTAGCTGTGAGTCATTAATGTATAACGCCAGCTTAAAAAGAGCTGCAATCAGTGAAGGTTCACGATTTCCTCGCAGGCACGACCAGTAGGGCAGCAAACTAGTAATGATTTCGTGAACTTGCTTCACATAAGCACGCTTTTGCGATAGTTTCTGCAATTGCTTGATAACATGATTTGGGTCAATGATAAAAAGCATAGGATAATGATCTTGCTTACGCCAAAGAATGATGGCAGCTCTGTGATACCAACGATCCATTTCTGAGTCTTGATGAGGAGCGAAAAACTGCCCAGGCTCATAGATCAGAAGATTATGAAGGTCTGCTTTTAGTAAGGCACTTTCTGGTAATCCTAGATCTACTTTGAGTAAATTCAGGAGAGAATTGAAGACCTGTTTCCAGGAGCGATCTATTTTTATCTTGTTATTTGGGATTTCCCATGCATGACGCACCTTCTCGTCTAGAATAGTTTGATCACGCCAACCAAACTTTGCAGGTTTGGCATGCTTAATCAGATTGTTTGAATTTCGTGCGCTAAGCGGTAATTTTAACTGGCCAAACCCTTTGATTTCTAATTGTAATTGGTCAATTGATACTGATCTTTTGGCCCAAAAAGAGCCATGTGTCTGAATTTTTTGAAGTGATGCTATGATATCTTCCATGACGCTTGCTCCTGGGTGCCTAACTCTGTCATAAATGTGCAAGTTTTGAATATTTAGATAGCTTAAGCAAGGTATTTGATATGACTAAACTAAATTATCGATCGATTGTGGATTACAGGTCTAAGTGATTGAGAGAGCTGCTTGTATAAAAGGGGAAGAATGGGGATTGTCAGAGAGTTTTGAACTCCAGGATTTGAGCTTGTGGGTATTATTGAAGTAGATGGCAAGCCATTTATTTTTCCAAAATTTTTCCAAACTAAAATTGTCTGCGTCGCTCTTGTTTGTAGCCACCTGATTTTAAAGCTGAATTTGGTGGGCCCGCTTGGACTCGAACCAAGGACCAAGGGATTATGAGTTCCAAAAATATTGTTTCTGTGGAATTCTATATTTTTCTATTTATTTCTAAAAAATGTTTACAATCAGTTATCTAATACATATAATCCCTCCCAATTATTTCTATCTATTTCTATATAATCCTTCTACATAGCTTCTACATAAGAATGGAGAACAAATGAAGCTAACTAAAGCATTTGTTGATAAAGCGCAACCGCCTAAAGAAAAAGACCAAATTTTTTACCGAGATGGGGAGCTGAAAGGTTTCGCATTACGCGTTACGGCAAGTGGTGTTAAGAGTTTTGTTGTTGAAACATTGATTGGTAACAAAGTGCGTCGGATGACGATTGGCCGTTATGGCAAGCTCACTACTGAGCAAGCACGAGTTGAGGCTAAAAAACTTTTAGGCAAAATTGCTTCTGGGATCGATCCTATTGCTGAACGTCAGCAGGCCAGAGCAAAATCGGTGACTTTGAAGGAAGTATTTGAGGATTATCTTAAAGCTCGAAAAGGTTTGAAGCCTACTACGGTATTTGATTATCAGCGGGTTATGAGAGAATCATTTGCAAATTGGCAAAATAAACCTCTGCTCGACATTACTAAAGATTTGGTTGCCAGACGCCATAGCAAATTAGGCGAGAATAGTCAGGCGCGCGCTAATTTATCGATGCGTGTGTTGCGAGCTTTATTTAATTTTGCGATGACTCAGTATGAAGATGCTCAGGGATGGTCACTTATTACGGATAATCCTGTTAGAAGGTTATCGCAATCACGCGCTTGGTATCGTGTCGAGCATCGTCAGAATTATATTAAACCGCATGAATTAGCACCTTGGTATGAGGGTGTGCAAAATCTTAAAAATGAAACTCTGCGTGATTATTTGTTATTGCTGGTTTTTACGGGATTACGACGGCAGGAAGGCGCGCAGCTTAAGTGGAGTCAAGTTGATTTAAGGGCGAGGACATTAACTATTGTTGACACTAAGAATCATGAATCGCATACGTTGCCGGTTTCTGATTATCTTTTTGAGTTATTAAGCAGACGAAAAGAAGTGGCGACTAGCCAGTTTGTTTTTCCTGGAGGAGGTGTCGGTGGTTACATCGTTGAACCCCGCAAACAGATGGACAAGGTAATCCAAACCTCTGGAATTTCTTTTATCCTTCATGATCTACGCCGCACCTTTATTACGATTGCTGAGAGCTTAGACATTTCGGCCTATGCGGTTAAACGTTTAGCTAACCATAAAATGAAACAAGATATCACTTCTAGTTACATTGTTACCGATGTTGAACGATTGCGAAAACCTATGCAGCAGATAACTGATTATTTGTTGAAGTGTATGGGTGTGCAGAAATCTGCAGAGATAATAACAATAAAACAATATGAAAAAGGAGTTGCTCATGGGGAAACAGCTTGAGAAAAAAGCATCATCACTAGATCTGGATAAGAATTATAAGGATTTCTTAGGTGGTATAAAAGAACGCTTAAAAACAGCTCAAATACGTGCAGCGCTGGCAGCGAACAGTGAGCTTATTAAGTTCTATTGGGAGCTTGGCACCGATTTAATAGAGAAGCAAAAAGCTCTAAAGTGGGGGGTACATTTTTTAGAGCAGTTTTCTCATGATATGAGGCTGGCTTTTCCCGAAATGCAGGGGTTTTCCGTCCGTAACCTGCAAAGAATGAAGCAGTTCGCCACTCTTTATCCCAATCTATCAATTACGACACAAGCTGTGTCGCAATTACCTTGGGGACATATTACGCGGCTAATGCAGATGGTCAAAGATGATTTACAAAGAGAATGGTATGCGCAACAAGCTATTAAAAATGGCTGGTCCCGAACAATATTGGAAATGCAGGTTGAAAGTGGTTTGTATGAACGCCAGGGAATTTTAACAAAGAAAATATCAAATTATCACCTGCACTTACCGCCTCCACAATCTGATTTAGCAAATGAAATTTTGAAAGACCCTTATAATTTCGATTTTCTTACTATTCACGGTCAAGCCTATGAAAGATCAGTCGAAGAAGGGTTAATCGCACATATACGTGATTTCTTGCTGGAGTTAGGTCAAGGGTTTGCATTTGTCGGCTCACAAGTGCCACTGACATTTGATGATCAAGAATTTTTTGTCGATTTACTTTTTTACCACTTAAATTTGCGCTGTTTTGTTGTTATTGAGCTCAAAGCAACAAAATTCAAACCTGAACATACAGGTCAACTCGGATTTTATCTTGCTGCTGTGGATGATTTGTTACGAAAGGAGGGTGATAACCAAACAATTGGAATACTGTTATGTAAATCGAAGAATAAAGTTATTGCTGAATATGCACTACGAAATATAAAAGCTCCTATTGGTGTTTCCGAATATACCTTAGCAAAAGCATTACCTAAGGAGCTCAAGACAAAGTTGCCGACAATTGAGCAGCTAGAGGCAGAGCTTAATAAGACTAATAGTGAAGACTCATACTAAGTAAGGATATTGATGAAGCAGCCGAATGAACTTAGTAAAAAAATATCAAAAATTAATAATAATAAAACAAAATATGCTGAAGAGGTATTAAAGATCCTATACCCTTACGCTAAAAATTATCTCTTATTATGGATTGAATCCGGCTTATACCCTTTGCACTTAAGTGAGACTAAGTCTGTTTCAGATAAAACATTCTCTGAATGCCAAGCTATTTTTAACGAAATTAATAAAGATCTATTTTCTAGTTGGATTAATAAAGCTACTAACTTTAAAGAAGCGAAGGAGAGGTTGGTTAAAAAGAAATTACTAGCTGGGAAATTACCTGAGGCCATACAAAATAATATATTTTTTTATACTAAGCAGTACGCACTTGAGATTATTACAGCAACAGCGATTTGTTGGTGTTGCTGTGTTGACGATTTAAATCAAGTTGTTTTTGTGGCTGTTGATTCACAAAAGTTTATAGATAAGCATAAAACCGATTTATTAATGCTAAGCCGCAATTTTGAGCTTGAATCGGACGGGGCCTTGTTTCGTGATCTCGTAGACAAATTAAATAATAAAGGAAGTATTTATAATTCAGGAAAACCCTATTCGTATCTATTAAGAGACCACCTGACGAAAAGAATTATGCAGTCTATGTTTGTTTTTTTTGGAAATGAAATTAATTGTAATATTGTAACTAACATTGCATTAGACATCACAGGAATATTTTTTTATCAGACAAAGCAAAAGCATGATGCAAATAAAATGGCCGAACTCATTAAAAATAATTGTATTAAAGAGTCAGCATCTCAAAGAAAGAGCTTCTTAGATATACCTGAGAGTCACATAGATCTATTTAGCGGCTGGACTGCTTAAAAAAGGCTAATCCAGCCGGCACTACATTGCATTTTCTTTCCATTACGATCTCTCTCGAATAACTTTTAATCGAGAAGAGGTAATTGTAATGAGTACTAATAGCGAATTCTCTAAACAACTCCTACAGAATGCGGGCTCAGAAGAAGAACTGAGGTTTTATAATATTTCAAACCAAAAAATGCGTTTCTCTAAGCATGTGAAAGCTGATTTTGAGGCTATTCAATTATTTTGGATGGCCTCATTGGAAGCGTATTTTAATCAGGAAGTCATAGCCTTGATTACTGGCAGGAGTGTTAAAACCTTAGAATGCTATCGCTGGAAGAAAAGTGATATTCCATTTAGAAAAGTAGGAGGACGCGTTCTTTATCAAAAAAAAGATGTAATTGAATGGTTAGAAAGCCATCAGTTGGTTACTTCCACAAGTGCATATAGCCGGGAGGTGAACAATGGTTAGTATCAATCAGGCGCCGCTGCAAACGGCGCTTAACAAATCAATCAAAAATGATTCTACGCTAAAATCAATTACATCGAAAGCTCAAGACCGCTGGGAGAAAATATTAAGTTTCAGTGGAATCAATAATTCATTATTAAAAAAAGAAACTAGTACTTGCCCAATTTGGTGTGGTCTTAATTGTTTTAGATTTATCGATAATGGTTTTGGTTCTTTCATCTGTTATTGGTGCGAGTCTGGCGACGGCCTTAGGCTTTTACAGCTTTATAGAAAATGTGATTTAGCAACTGCATTTGCGATGGTTTCAAAAGCGCTATGTAATCCAATCAAACGAAATATCACGAGTTCAAAGCATATTAGCAGTTACCTAAATATTCAGAAGGCTAACCAACCTAATAACATATCGAAAAATGATCTGGGCAAACGTAGAAAGTCACTAAATCTTATATGGAACCAAGGAAAGCCAATATCTATTGGTGATCCGATAGATCATTACTTAAGATTACAGGGCATCAAATTGGATACATTTCCATCCATATTACGTTTTCACCCACAATTATCCTATTATGGTGACCATCATGTTCTTGTAGGAGCATTTCCAGCCATAGTTACCCTTGTTCAGGATAAAGATAACAAGTGCGTCACAATACACCGCACTTACTTAGGAAGTGGCTGTCTTGCAAAAGTTCATCAACCAAGAAAGCTCATGGCACCTATAATTCCCGGATCTACTGTTGGAGCCACAATTAAATTGTACGGTCCTAATCAAGGTAAACTTGCACTGACCGCTGGAATAGAAAGAGCACTGGCCTTTTTTAACTCAACTCAAACTCCAGTGTGGGCCGCATTAAGCGAAGAAGGAATGGATAGAATTTTACTACCAAAAGAAGTAAACGAAGTTTTGCTAGTAGTAAGTGAAGATAATTGGAAGAGCCAAAGAGCTATTAATTTATTACATAAAAGGCTTATAAGTGAAGGGCGAAAAGTTAAGAAGATAAAGCCTAAAAGAGCAGAGCAATTGATAGAGCTCTTACCGGAGGTAGGGCTATGATGCATAATAAGGAAAATACTAATAATTTTTATCTTGAATCACTTCCAACCTTAATAACTTTGGATTTAAAAAGTTTTCTTGAAATGGAATTACCACCTCGAGAATTAATTCTGAGTCCTTGGCTACCAAAAGCAGGGCTTTGTATGATTCATGCTTACCGTGGCATTGGAAAAACCCACATGTCGCTTGGAGTGGCATATGCCGTTGCCACAGGCGGTGAATTTTTAGGATGGAAAGCGCTAATTCCCAGGAAGATTCTATTTGTGGATGGTGAAATGCCAGCCTCTACACTACAAGAGCGTCTCAAACTTATTACCAAAATGTCAGGTGATTTATCTATACCTGAAAACCTAATGATAATTACTCCTGATCTGCAACCCGAAGGTATGCCTGATATTGCAACAGAGGAAGGGCAACTTTTATTAAATCGATCTATATCGGATGATGTGGACTTGGTCATCCTAGATAATATGTCTTGCTTAGCCTCAAGTATAAAAGAAAATGATGCCGCCGATTGGTCCCTGATACAGACATGGATACTCAGAATGCGAGCGCGAGGAAAATCTGTTCTCATGATTCATCATTCTGGAAAAACTGGTCTTCAGCGTGGTACTTCAAGAAAAGAAGATGTTCTTGATACAGTTATTACTTTGCAACGACCCAATGATTACGATCCTAGTCAAGGCGCAAGGTTTCTGGTCAAGTTTGAAAAGGCGAGAGGTTTTTATGGGGATGATGCCAGAGAGTTTGAGGCACAATTAATTGATGATAACGGGAAAAGCAATTGGCAAACTAGAGCACTAGAAGAAAGCAATTACATGAAAACTTATAAATTTTTGAATGAGGGACGTAAACAAAAGGAAATTGCATCCGAATTAAACCTTAACAAGGGAACTATTTCTCGTTATGTGCAGCGTGCAACACAAGAAGGAAAAATTGAAAAAAAGCAAAATAATAAGTTGCATGGTTGCTCTACTAAGTAAAGCAACTATGCAACTAATAGGCGAAATGACAACTCTACCAGCAACTAATTACGCAACCATGAAATAAACTGACTATTTATAGCGAACTTGATACCGAAAAATGCAACTGATGCTGCAACTTTAAAGACAACTAATCAGTTGTATTGTGTAATAAAAATAATTTCGGGTGAGAGGTACCTATTCTGAACATAAATAAAGGATTAAATTATTTTTTAAATCTTTATTGATAATAAACGCAACATAAGAAAGTTAAGTAAATAATTTTTTATCGACTTAGCATCACTGCTATCTATAGCGTTTCAGCTATCAGGAAAATTTATGGGGGGATTATGCATAAAAAGCCATCTGAAAAAATGAAAGAATTAAAAAATACTGCCATCTCCAGAACAAAGGTTTTCACGAATAGTATCAAAATGGCAGCTCTTACTATAAATGATATTGTGGGGCAGATGGATGTTGGTGAGGTCGATGTTAAAACTCTTCATGAGCAGATTGATGCACAAGTTAGTGAATCATTAAAGGGAGATACTTGTGGTTATGAGGTAATGTTATGTGCTCAGGCTAAGTCACTTGATACTCTTTTTAATCACATGGTCAGCCGCGCTCTTGGTTCAAAAAATGTTGAGATGTTTAGAGCTTATATGGAAATTGCTTTTAAGGCACAAAACCAAGGCCGAAAAACTATTCTGGGTATAAATTCGCTTAAAAATCCTGTGCAACAGACTATCGTGAGACAACAGAATGTAGCACTGACGCAGCAGGTGAACAATGCGAAAGCGATGAATTTTAGGAAAAAAAATCTCAAAAACGAACTGATAAGGAAGGAGAAGTATGAGGCAATGGACTTTGGAGGAACGCTTAAAACAGGCTCAGTTAATCAGGATCCAGAAACCGTGGAGATGGTCTA harbors:
- a CDS encoding helix-turn-helix domain-containing protein — encoded protein: MSTNSEFSKQLLQNAGSEEELRFYNISNQKMRFSKHVKADFEAIQLFWMASLEAYFNQEVIALITGRSVKTLECYRWKKSDIPFRKVGGRVLYQKKDVIEWLESHQLVTSTSAYSREVNNG
- a CDS encoding integrase family protein, with translation MKLTKAFVDKAQPPKEKDQIFYRDGELKGFALRVTASGVKSFVVETLIGNKVRRMTIGRYGKLTTEQARVEAKKLLGKIASGIDPIAERQQARAKSVTLKEVFEDYLKARKGLKPTTVFDYQRVMRESFANWQNKPLLDITKDLVARRHSKLGENSQARANLSMRVLRALFNFAMTQYEDAQGWSLITDNPVRRLSQSRAWYRVEHRQNYIKPHELAPWYEGVQNLKNETLRDYLLLLVFTGLRRQEGAQLKWSQVDLRARTLTIVDTKNHESHTLPVSDYLFELLSRRKEVATSQFVFPGGGVGGYIVEPRKQMDKVIQTSGISFILHDLRRTFITIAESLDISAYAVKRLANHKMKQDITSSYIVTDVERLRKPMQQITDYLLKCMGVQKSAEIITIKQYEKGVAHGETA
- a CDS encoding DUF1016 domain-containing protein, whose translation is MGKQLEKKASSLDLDKNYKDFLGGIKERLKTAQIRAALAANSELIKFYWELGTDLIEKQKALKWGVHFLEQFSHDMRLAFPEMQGFSVRNLQRMKQFATLYPNLSITTQAVSQLPWGHITRLMQMVKDDLQREWYAQQAIKNGWSRTILEMQVESGLYERQGILTKKISNYHLHLPPPQSDLANEILKDPYNFDFLTIHGQAYERSVEEGLIAHIRDFLLELGQGFAFVGSQVPLTFDDQEFFVDLLFYHLNLRCFVVIELKATKFKPEHTGQLGFYLAAVDDLLRKEGDNQTIGILLCKSKNKVIAEYALRNIKAPIGVSEYTLAKALPKELKTKLPTIEQLEAELNKTNSEDSY
- a CDS encoding AAA family ATPase, translating into MMHNKENTNNFYLESLPTLITLDLKSFLEMELPPRELILSPWLPKAGLCMIHAYRGIGKTHMSLGVAYAVATGGEFLGWKALIPRKILFVDGEMPASTLQERLKLITKMSGDLSIPENLMIITPDLQPEGMPDIATEEGQLLLNRSISDDVDLVILDNMSCLASSIKENDAADWSLIQTWILRMRARGKSVLMIHHSGKTGLQRGTSRKEDVLDTVITLQRPNDYDPSQGARFLVKFEKARGFYGDDAREFEAQLIDDNGKSNWQTRALEESNYMKTYKFLNEGRKQKEIASELNLNKGTISRYVQRATQEGKIEKKQNNKLHGCSTK
- a CDS encoding toprim domain-containing protein, with the translated sequence MVSINQAPLQTALNKSIKNDSTLKSITSKAQDRWEKILSFSGINNSLLKKETSTCPIWCGLNCFRFIDNGFGSFICYWCESGDGLRLLQLYRKCDLATAFAMVSKALCNPIKRNITSSKHISSYLNIQKANQPNNISKNDLGKRRKSLNLIWNQGKPISIGDPIDHYLRLQGIKLDTFPSILRFHPQLSYYGDHHVLVGAFPAIVTLVQDKDNKCVTIHRTYLGSGCLAKVHQPRKLMAPIIPGSTVGATIKLYGPNQGKLALTAGIERALAFFNSTQTPVWAALSEEGMDRILLPKEVNEVLLVVSEDNWKSQRAINLLHKRLISEGRKVKKIKPKRAEQLIELLPEVGL